In Diorhabda carinulata isolate Delta chromosome 6, icDioCari1.1, whole genome shotgun sequence, a single genomic region encodes these proteins:
- the LOC130896065 gene encoding dual 3',5'-cyclic-AMP and -GMP phosphodiesterase 11 isoform X4 yields MDFDNKKLSIPPPLIIIEPETMSKLALPLGKASPPVQWGPRRIVGLQLRNSGEDTRMPIDGTTTGSDSANRLPKHNHGNYGHSYDPEYAHMESWLDEHPDFVNDYFLRKATRQIVEQWQVSHATPTSSSVELSSPSHNNQSRASSGATTPVRKISAHEFERSGLLKPMINTIDGQPTFLTSENQTPAATGSPTLGRRQRRSRHELRQMDEKDLIFELVKDICNELEIRSLCHKILQNVCMLLNADRGSLFLVEGDKYSGCPVAPGHYRDRCLVSKLFDVCSKSTLVEIEKKEEIKIPLGTGIVGYVAESGEPVNIPDAYQDERFNHEVDSRTGYRTKSLLCMPIKDTNGDVIGVAQVINKVGDQPFTKTDEEIFSKYLQFCGIGLRNAHLYEKSQLEIKRNQVLLDLARMIFQEQSTLEHVVYRILLHAQSLIQCQRVQILLTHQDSCASFSRVFDFEENDVNIIESGESRNSPLEGRFPINLGITGHVATTGETVNLTNVYDDSRFDPEADQGTNFKHKTVLCMPIKNSKNKIIGVIQLINKFNDLPFTQNDENFVEAFAIFCGMGIHNTRMYEEATTAVAKQKVILDVLSYHATASVEEAQRLRCNKYFFDDADHVRKLSVVSRNDLRVPSNVKFGLLDFAFDDIRLSDDDTLTACLRMFLDLSLVETFHIDFDVLCRWLLSVKKNYRDVTYHNWRHAFNVGQMMYSILHATRWWEYLGSIECLALMIACLCHDLDHRGTNNSFQMKIHSPIAQLYSTSTMEHHHFDQCLMILNSLQLLSNLTPEQHSRVIRVLEEAILATDLAIYFKKRVDFFKIASEGLNWKREEHKESVRGMLMTVCDLAAITKPWEVEKRIAELVSAEFFEQGDLERETLNVTPMDIMDRTKAEKLPIMQINFIDSICLPIYEAFADLSENLQPLLDGVKQNRDHWLEEAQRAHLVPDQEETEEKDDNDNVSKPSSPDQKQSPCENNCQEITNR; encoded by the exons gCTTACAACTACGTAACAGTGGGGAGGATACGCGAATGCCGATAGATGGAACCACAACGGGTTCGGATTCTGCCAATAGGCTTCCGAAACATAACCACGGCAATTATGGACATTCGTATGATCCAGAATATGCTCACATGGAATCGTGGTTGGACGAACATCCCGATTTCGTCAATGATTATTTCCTGAG AAAAGCTACTCGTCAAATAGTGGAACAATGGCAAGTCTCTCACGCGACTCCTACGTCGTCTAGCGTCGAACTTTCATCGCCTTCGCATAACAACCAATCGCGCGCGAGTTCCGGCGCTACGACACCAGTACGCAAAATATCTGCGCACGAATTCGAACGCAGCGGTTTATTAAAACCGATGATTAACACCATAGATGGACAACCGACGTTTCTGACCAGCGAGAACCAAACACCGGCAGCGACTGGTAGTCCCACGCTCGGTAGAAGACAGAGGAGGTCTAGGCATGAACTTAGGCAGATGGACGAGAAAGATCTCATTTTTGAGTTG GTCAAAGATATCTGTAATGAATTGGAGATTCGATCGTTATGTCACAAAATCCTCCAGAACGTGTGTATGCTGCTTAACGCCGATCGCGGTTCGCTGTTTTTGGTGGAAGGCGATAAATATAGCGGTTGTCCCGTCGCTCCAGGTCACTATAGGGATCGTTGTTTGGTGTCAAAATTATTCGACGTTTGTTCGAAAAGTACCTTAGtggaaattgagaaaaaagaaGAGATCAAGATTCCTCTGGGAACTGGTATTGTGGGATACGTAGCCGAGAGTGGGGAACCCGTCAATATACCAGATGCTTATCAG GACGAACGTTTTAATCATGAGGTAGATAGTAGGACGGGCTACAGGACGAAATCCTTATTATGCATGCCCATCAAAGACACCAACGGTGACGTCATTGGTGTAGCGCAG GTTATAAACAAAGTTGGTGATCAACCATTCACGAAAACCGACgaagaaatattttccaaatacctACAGTTCTGCGGTATCGGCCTCCGAAACGCGCACCTCTACGAAAAATCCCAGTTAGAAATAAAAAGGAATCAAGTCCTTTTAGATTTGGCCAGGATGATATTCCAAGAACAGTCTACGTTGGAGCACGTGGTTTATAGAATTTTACTGCACGCACAAAGTCTTATTCAATGCCAAAGAGTACAG attCTTTTAACGCATCAAGATTCATGCGCTAGTTTCTCGAgagtttttgattttgaagaaaacgATGTTAATATTATCGAATCTGGAGAGAGTAGAAATAG TCCATTGGAAGGGAGATTTCCAATTAATTTGGGAATAACCGGACACGTAGCTACTACGGGGGAG aCTGTGAATCTAACGAACGTGTACGACGATTCACGATTCGATCCCGAAGCGGACCAAGGTACAAACTTTAAACACAAGACGGTTTTGTGTATGCCGATAAAGaacagcaaaaataaaataatcggCGTTAtacaattgataaataaattcaacGATCTTCCTTTTACGCAAAACGACGAAAATTTCGTGGAGGCGTTCGCCATCTTCTGCGGCATGGGTATACACAACACGAGGATGTACGAGGAGGCTACTACGGCCGTTGCTAAACAGAAAGTTATTTTGGACGTGCTGTCCTATCATGCGACCGCCAGTGTTGAGGAAGCCCAAAGATTAAGG TGTAATAAGTATTTCTTCGACGACGCGGACCACGTCAGGAAACTTTCAGTAGTGTCTCGAAAC GATTTGAGGGTACCGTCAAACGTAAAGTTTGGGCTTCTCGATTTCGCTTTTGATGACATCCGTTTAAGTGATGACGATACTCTAACC gCTTGTTTAAGAATGTTCCTTGAtctcagtctcgtcgaaacgttCCACATAGATTTCGACGTATTATGTAGATGGTTATTATCGgttaagaaaaattatagaGACGTGACTTATCACAATTGGCGACACGCTTTCAACGTGGGTCAAATGATGTATTCAATATTACAC GCTACTAGATGGTGGGAGTACCTCGGATCGATTGAATGTCTCGCTCTTATGATCGCTTGTCTTTGTCACGATCTGGACCATAGGGGAACCAACAATTCTTTTCAGATGAA aattcATTCGCCGATAGCGCAACTTTATTCCACTTCTACTATGGAACATCACCACTTCGATCAGTGTTTGATGATATTGAATTCACTTCAGCTTCTGTCGAATCTTACGCCGGAGCAACATTCGAGGGTGATCAGGGTATTAGAAGAAGCCATTTTAGCTACGGATTTGGCGATATATTTTAA GAAACGtgtcgattttttcaaaatagccaGTGAGGGTTTGAATTGGAAACGGGAGGAGCACAAAGAATCTGTTAGGGGTATGTTAATGACAGTCTGTGATTTAGCGGCCATAACGAAACCGTGGGAAGTAGAAAAACGAATAGCAGAATTAGTTAGTGCAGAATTTTTCGAACAGGGCGATTTGGAAAGGGAAACGTTGAATGTTACACCAATG GATATAATGGATAGGACCAAAGCTGAAAAACTACCTATTATGCAGATCAACTTTATCGACTCGATTTGCCTACCTATATACGAG GCTTTTGCGGATCTTTCTGAAAATTTGCAACCGCTCCTCGATGGGGTTAAACAAAACCGCGATCATTGGTTAGAAGAGGCGCAAAGGGCTCATTTGGTGCCGGATCAAGAGGAAACCGAAGAAAAAGATGATAACGATAACGTATCGAAACCTAGTAGTCCCGATCAAAAACAAAGTCCTTGCGAAAATAATTGTCAAGAAATTACCAATAGATAA
- the LOC130896065 gene encoding dual 3',5'-cyclic-AMP and -GMP phosphodiesterase 11 isoform X11: MGQSFSMCKFNCRHKKGLQLRNSGEDTRMPIDGTTTGSDSANRLPKHNHGNYGHSYDPEYAHMESWLDEHPDFVNDYFLRKATRQIVEQWQVSHATPTSSSVELSSPSHNNQSRASSGATTPVRKISAHEFERSGLLKPMINTIDGQPTFLTSENQTPAATGSPTLGRRQRRSRHELRQMDEKDLIFELVKDICNELEIRSLCHKILQNVCMLLNADRGSLFLVEGDKYSGCPVAPGHYRDRCLVSKLFDVCSKSTLVEIEKKEEIKIPLGTGIVGYVAESGEPVNIPDAYQDERFNHEVDSRTGYRTKSLLCMPIKDTNGDVIGVAQVINKVGDQPFTKTDEEIFSKYLQFCGIGLRNAHLYEKSQLEIKRNQVLLDLARMIFQEQSTLEHVVYRILLHAQSLIQCQRVQILLTHQDSCASFSRVFDFEENDVNIIESGESRNSPLEGRFPINLGITGHVATTGETVNLTNVYDDSRFDPEADQGTNFKHKTVLCMPIKNSKNKIIGVIQLINKFNDLPFTQNDENFVEAFAIFCGMGIHNTRMYEEATTAVAKQKVILDVLSYHATASVEEAQRLRDLRVPSNVKFGLLDFAFDDIRLSDDDTLTACLRMFLDLSLVETFHIDFDVLCRWLLSVKKNYRDVTYHNWRHAFNVGQMMYSILHATRWWEYLGSIECLALMIACLCHDLDHRGTNNSFQMKIHSPIAQLYSTSTMEHHHFDQCLMILNSLQLLSNLTPEQHSRVIRVLEEAILATDLAIYFKKRVDFFKIASEGLNWKREEHKESVRGMLMTVCDLAAITKPWEVEKRIAELVSAEFFEQGDLERETLNVTPMDIMDRTKAEKLPIMQINFIDSICLPIYEAFADLSENLQPLLDGVKQNRDHWLEEAQRAHLVPDQEETEEKDDNDNVSKPSSPDQKQSPCENNCQEITNR; the protein is encoded by the exons gCTTACAACTACGTAACAGTGGGGAGGATACGCGAATGCCGATAGATGGAACCACAACGGGTTCGGATTCTGCCAATAGGCTTCCGAAACATAACCACGGCAATTATGGACATTCGTATGATCCAGAATATGCTCACATGGAATCGTGGTTGGACGAACATCCCGATTTCGTCAATGATTATTTCCTGAG AAAAGCTACTCGTCAAATAGTGGAACAATGGCAAGTCTCTCACGCGACTCCTACGTCGTCTAGCGTCGAACTTTCATCGCCTTCGCATAACAACCAATCGCGCGCGAGTTCCGGCGCTACGACACCAGTACGCAAAATATCTGCGCACGAATTCGAACGCAGCGGTTTATTAAAACCGATGATTAACACCATAGATGGACAACCGACGTTTCTGACCAGCGAGAACCAAACACCGGCAGCGACTGGTAGTCCCACGCTCGGTAGAAGACAGAGGAGGTCTAGGCATGAACTTAGGCAGATGGACGAGAAAGATCTCATTTTTGAGTTG GTCAAAGATATCTGTAATGAATTGGAGATTCGATCGTTATGTCACAAAATCCTCCAGAACGTGTGTATGCTGCTTAACGCCGATCGCGGTTCGCTGTTTTTGGTGGAAGGCGATAAATATAGCGGTTGTCCCGTCGCTCCAGGTCACTATAGGGATCGTTGTTTGGTGTCAAAATTATTCGACGTTTGTTCGAAAAGTACCTTAGtggaaattgagaaaaaagaaGAGATCAAGATTCCTCTGGGAACTGGTATTGTGGGATACGTAGCCGAGAGTGGGGAACCCGTCAATATACCAGATGCTTATCAG GACGAACGTTTTAATCATGAGGTAGATAGTAGGACGGGCTACAGGACGAAATCCTTATTATGCATGCCCATCAAAGACACCAACGGTGACGTCATTGGTGTAGCGCAG GTTATAAACAAAGTTGGTGATCAACCATTCACGAAAACCGACgaagaaatattttccaaatacctACAGTTCTGCGGTATCGGCCTCCGAAACGCGCACCTCTACGAAAAATCCCAGTTAGAAATAAAAAGGAATCAAGTCCTTTTAGATTTGGCCAGGATGATATTCCAAGAACAGTCTACGTTGGAGCACGTGGTTTATAGAATTTTACTGCACGCACAAAGTCTTATTCAATGCCAAAGAGTACAG attCTTTTAACGCATCAAGATTCATGCGCTAGTTTCTCGAgagtttttgattttgaagaaaacgATGTTAATATTATCGAATCTGGAGAGAGTAGAAATAG TCCATTGGAAGGGAGATTTCCAATTAATTTGGGAATAACCGGACACGTAGCTACTACGGGGGAG aCTGTGAATCTAACGAACGTGTACGACGATTCACGATTCGATCCCGAAGCGGACCAAGGTACAAACTTTAAACACAAGACGGTTTTGTGTATGCCGATAAAGaacagcaaaaataaaataatcggCGTTAtacaattgataaataaattcaacGATCTTCCTTTTACGCAAAACGACGAAAATTTCGTGGAGGCGTTCGCCATCTTCTGCGGCATGGGTATACACAACACGAGGATGTACGAGGAGGCTACTACGGCCGTTGCTAAACAGAAAGTTATTTTGGACGTGCTGTCCTATCATGCGACCGCCAGTGTTGAGGAAGCCCAAAGATTAAGG GATTTGAGGGTACCGTCAAACGTAAAGTTTGGGCTTCTCGATTTCGCTTTTGATGACATCCGTTTAAGTGATGACGATACTCTAACC gCTTGTTTAAGAATGTTCCTTGAtctcagtctcgtcgaaacgttCCACATAGATTTCGACGTATTATGTAGATGGTTATTATCGgttaagaaaaattatagaGACGTGACTTATCACAATTGGCGACACGCTTTCAACGTGGGTCAAATGATGTATTCAATATTACAC GCTACTAGATGGTGGGAGTACCTCGGATCGATTGAATGTCTCGCTCTTATGATCGCTTGTCTTTGTCACGATCTGGACCATAGGGGAACCAACAATTCTTTTCAGATGAA aattcATTCGCCGATAGCGCAACTTTATTCCACTTCTACTATGGAACATCACCACTTCGATCAGTGTTTGATGATATTGAATTCACTTCAGCTTCTGTCGAATCTTACGCCGGAGCAACATTCGAGGGTGATCAGGGTATTAGAAGAAGCCATTTTAGCTACGGATTTGGCGATATATTTTAA GAAACGtgtcgattttttcaaaatagccaGTGAGGGTTTGAATTGGAAACGGGAGGAGCACAAAGAATCTGTTAGGGGTATGTTAATGACAGTCTGTGATTTAGCGGCCATAACGAAACCGTGGGAAGTAGAAAAACGAATAGCAGAATTAGTTAGTGCAGAATTTTTCGAACAGGGCGATTTGGAAAGGGAAACGTTGAATGTTACACCAATG GATATAATGGATAGGACCAAAGCTGAAAAACTACCTATTATGCAGATCAACTTTATCGACTCGATTTGCCTACCTATATACGAG GCTTTTGCGGATCTTTCTGAAAATTTGCAACCGCTCCTCGATGGGGTTAAACAAAACCGCGATCATTGGTTAGAAGAGGCGCAAAGGGCTCATTTGGTGCCGGATCAAGAGGAAACCGAAGAAAAAGATGATAACGATAACGTATCGAAACCTAGTAGTCCCGATCAAAAACAAAGTCCTTGCGAAAATAATTGTCAAGAAATTACCAATAGATAA
- the LOC130896065 gene encoding dual 3',5'-cyclic-AMP and -GMP phosphodiesterase 11 isoform X9: protein MGQSFSMCKFNCRHKKGLQLRNSGEDTRMPIDGTTTGSDSANRLPKHNHGNYGHSYDPEYAHMESWLDEHPDFVNDYFLRKATRQIVEQWQVSHATPTSSSVELSSPSHNNQSRASSGATTPVRKISAHEFERSGLLKPMINTIDGQPTFLTSENQTPAATGSPTLGRRQRRSRHELRQMDEKDLIFELVKDICNELEIRSLCHKILQNVCMLLNADRGSLFLVEGDKYSGCPVAPGHYRDRCLVSKLFDVCSKSTLVEIEKKEEIKIPLGTGIVGYVAESGEPVNIPDAYQDERFNHEVDSRTGYRTKSLLCMPIKDTNGDVIGVAQVINKVGDQPFTKTDEEIFSKYLQFCGIGLRNAHLYEKSQLEIKRNQVLLDLARMIFQEQSTLEHVVYRILLHAQSLIQCQRVQILLTHQDSCASFSRVFDFEENDVNIIESGESRNSPLEGRFPINLGITGHVATTGETVNLTNVYDDSRFDPEADQGTNFKHKTVLCMPIKNSKNKIIGVIQLINKFNDLPFTQNDENFVEAFAIFCGMGIHNTRMYEEATTAVAKQKVILDVLSYHATASVEEAQRLRCNKYFFDDADHVRKLSVVSRNDLRVPSNVKFGLLDFAFDDIRLSDDDTLTACLRMFLDLSLVETFHIDFDVLCRWLLSVKKNYRDVTYHNWRHAFNVGQMMYSILHATRWWEYLGSIECLALMIACLCHDLDHRGTNNSFQMKIHSPIAQLYSTSTMEHHHFDQCLMILNSLQLLSNLTPEQHSRVIRVLEEAILATDLAIYFKKRVDFFKIASEGLNWKREEHKESVRGMLMTVCDLAAITKPWEVEKRIAELVSAEFFEQGDLERETLNVTPMDIMDRTKAEKLPIMQINFIDSICLPIYEAFADLSENLQPLLDGVKQNRDHWLEEAQRAHLVPDQEETEEKDDNDNVSKPSSPDQKQSPCENNCQEITNR from the exons gCTTACAACTACGTAACAGTGGGGAGGATACGCGAATGCCGATAGATGGAACCACAACGGGTTCGGATTCTGCCAATAGGCTTCCGAAACATAACCACGGCAATTATGGACATTCGTATGATCCAGAATATGCTCACATGGAATCGTGGTTGGACGAACATCCCGATTTCGTCAATGATTATTTCCTGAG AAAAGCTACTCGTCAAATAGTGGAACAATGGCAAGTCTCTCACGCGACTCCTACGTCGTCTAGCGTCGAACTTTCATCGCCTTCGCATAACAACCAATCGCGCGCGAGTTCCGGCGCTACGACACCAGTACGCAAAATATCTGCGCACGAATTCGAACGCAGCGGTTTATTAAAACCGATGATTAACACCATAGATGGACAACCGACGTTTCTGACCAGCGAGAACCAAACACCGGCAGCGACTGGTAGTCCCACGCTCGGTAGAAGACAGAGGAGGTCTAGGCATGAACTTAGGCAGATGGACGAGAAAGATCTCATTTTTGAGTTG GTCAAAGATATCTGTAATGAATTGGAGATTCGATCGTTATGTCACAAAATCCTCCAGAACGTGTGTATGCTGCTTAACGCCGATCGCGGTTCGCTGTTTTTGGTGGAAGGCGATAAATATAGCGGTTGTCCCGTCGCTCCAGGTCACTATAGGGATCGTTGTTTGGTGTCAAAATTATTCGACGTTTGTTCGAAAAGTACCTTAGtggaaattgagaaaaaagaaGAGATCAAGATTCCTCTGGGAACTGGTATTGTGGGATACGTAGCCGAGAGTGGGGAACCCGTCAATATACCAGATGCTTATCAG GACGAACGTTTTAATCATGAGGTAGATAGTAGGACGGGCTACAGGACGAAATCCTTATTATGCATGCCCATCAAAGACACCAACGGTGACGTCATTGGTGTAGCGCAG GTTATAAACAAAGTTGGTGATCAACCATTCACGAAAACCGACgaagaaatattttccaaatacctACAGTTCTGCGGTATCGGCCTCCGAAACGCGCACCTCTACGAAAAATCCCAGTTAGAAATAAAAAGGAATCAAGTCCTTTTAGATTTGGCCAGGATGATATTCCAAGAACAGTCTACGTTGGAGCACGTGGTTTATAGAATTTTACTGCACGCACAAAGTCTTATTCAATGCCAAAGAGTACAG attCTTTTAACGCATCAAGATTCATGCGCTAGTTTCTCGAgagtttttgattttgaagaaaacgATGTTAATATTATCGAATCTGGAGAGAGTAGAAATAG TCCATTGGAAGGGAGATTTCCAATTAATTTGGGAATAACCGGACACGTAGCTACTACGGGGGAG aCTGTGAATCTAACGAACGTGTACGACGATTCACGATTCGATCCCGAAGCGGACCAAGGTACAAACTTTAAACACAAGACGGTTTTGTGTATGCCGATAAAGaacagcaaaaataaaataatcggCGTTAtacaattgataaataaattcaacGATCTTCCTTTTACGCAAAACGACGAAAATTTCGTGGAGGCGTTCGCCATCTTCTGCGGCATGGGTATACACAACACGAGGATGTACGAGGAGGCTACTACGGCCGTTGCTAAACAGAAAGTTATTTTGGACGTGCTGTCCTATCATGCGACCGCCAGTGTTGAGGAAGCCCAAAGATTAAGG TGTAATAAGTATTTCTTCGACGACGCGGACCACGTCAGGAAACTTTCAGTAGTGTCTCGAAAC GATTTGAGGGTACCGTCAAACGTAAAGTTTGGGCTTCTCGATTTCGCTTTTGATGACATCCGTTTAAGTGATGACGATACTCTAACC gCTTGTTTAAGAATGTTCCTTGAtctcagtctcgtcgaaacgttCCACATAGATTTCGACGTATTATGTAGATGGTTATTATCGgttaagaaaaattatagaGACGTGACTTATCACAATTGGCGACACGCTTTCAACGTGGGTCAAATGATGTATTCAATATTACAC GCTACTAGATGGTGGGAGTACCTCGGATCGATTGAATGTCTCGCTCTTATGATCGCTTGTCTTTGTCACGATCTGGACCATAGGGGAACCAACAATTCTTTTCAGATGAA aattcATTCGCCGATAGCGCAACTTTATTCCACTTCTACTATGGAACATCACCACTTCGATCAGTGTTTGATGATATTGAATTCACTTCAGCTTCTGTCGAATCTTACGCCGGAGCAACATTCGAGGGTGATCAGGGTATTAGAAGAAGCCATTTTAGCTACGGATTTGGCGATATATTTTAA GAAACGtgtcgattttttcaaaatagccaGTGAGGGTTTGAATTGGAAACGGGAGGAGCACAAAGAATCTGTTAGGGGTATGTTAATGACAGTCTGTGATTTAGCGGCCATAACGAAACCGTGGGAAGTAGAAAAACGAATAGCAGAATTAGTTAGTGCAGAATTTTTCGAACAGGGCGATTTGGAAAGGGAAACGTTGAATGTTACACCAATG GATATAATGGATAGGACCAAAGCTGAAAAACTACCTATTATGCAGATCAACTTTATCGACTCGATTTGCCTACCTATATACGAG GCTTTTGCGGATCTTTCTGAAAATTTGCAACCGCTCCTCGATGGGGTTAAACAAAACCGCGATCATTGGTTAGAAGAGGCGCAAAGGGCTCATTTGGTGCCGGATCAAGAGGAAACCGAAGAAAAAGATGATAACGATAACGTATCGAAACCTAGTAGTCCCGATCAAAAACAAAGTCCTTGCGAAAATAATTGTCAAGAAATTACCAATAGATAA